GCACCAGAAGGTCAGGACGACCTCGATCTATGTCACCCATGACCAGATCGAAGCGATGACGCTTGCCGACCGCATCGTCGTGCTCAATCAGGGCAGGGTGGAGCAAGAGGGCACGCCGCTCGAACTCTACAGGAAACCCGCCAATCTCTTCGTCGCCGCCTTCATCGGATCGCCGGCGATGAACATGCTTGAAGGCACGGTCGACGGCGAAAATGGTGGGCCCGCTGCTCGTCTCAGCGACGGCACGGCGATCCGCATCGCGCCCGACCGCAAGGTCAAGGCCGGCCAGGCCGTCACCATCGGCCTGCGCCCCGAACATCTCGTTCCCGGTGTCGCCGCTGGCACGCCGCTCGCCGGCCGGACGATGCTGGTGGAGCCGACAGGCGCCCAGACCCATGTGGTCTTCGATCTCGCCGGACAACAGGTGACCGCCATCGTCGACGGCGAATACCCCGCCCGTTATGGCGCCGTGTTCGAGGCGAGTATTACGAGTGATCAGGTGCACGTCTTCGACCGCGGTACTGGTGTGGCGCTGTAGACGGGGCGGTTTGTCCCACGGCTGTCTGATTCGCGGCGACGAGCGGGAACCGGGGAGGGTGCGGCATATCCTCTTCTCCCTGAGGAGAGAAGAGGGAGTCGAGAGATCGCGCGATGCCCGTTTGCGCGCAAGCCGAGTTAGAAGGACGGGCGAGATACATGGCTCCAGCTAATCAATGCTGTGATTTGTCTTGCCATTTCGCGAGCCGTTCTCGGCGCGTTTTCGAAAATTGAATAACATCGAATATAAAACTGTCTTCTTCCGGAAAGTCTTTCTTGA
This Rhizobium brockwellii DNA region includes the following protein-coding sequences:
- a CDS encoding ABC transporter ATP-binding protein encodes the protein MASVELTDISKTYGAVDVIHGISLHIEDGEFVALVGPSGCGKSTLLRMIAGLEEITDGDISIGGKVVNAMTPRERNIAMVFQSYALYPHMTVAENMGFNLKLAGVAKPQIETRVAEAARMLDLAELLDRKPAQLSGGQRQRVAMGRAVVRNPAVFLFDEPLSNLDAKLRVQMRSEIKTLHQKVRTTSIYVTHDQIEAMTLADRIVVLNQGRVEQEGTPLELYRKPANLFVAAFIGSPAMNMLEGTVDGENGGPAARLSDGTAIRIAPDRKVKAGQAVTIGLRPEHLVPGVAAGTPLAGRTMLVEPTGAQTHVVFDLAGQQVTAIVDGEYPARYGAVFEASITSDQVHVFDRGTGVAL